The window TGGCCATCCTCGCCGCCGCCGCGTCCGTGGCGGTGGCGGGTATCGTCGGCTTCGTCGGCCTCATCGTCCCCCACATGGTTCGGACAGTCGTCGGGAGCGACTACCGCCGGCTGATGGTGGGCTGTGCGTTCGTCGGGCCCGCCCTCCTCGTGGCGGCGGACCTGGGTGCGCGGCTGACCTTCCAGTTCGCCACGGGCGCGCCCATCCAGCTCCCGGTCGGTATCGTCACCGGCCTCGTCGGCGGCCCGTACTTCCTCTACCTGATGCGGCGCAAGCAGAACCTGGGTGACCTCTGATGGACGGGACAGGCGCTACGAAACCGGTCGAATCGGACGACAGCCAGGCCACGATGACGGCGACGACCGAAGCGACCGACGCCAGCGAACTCGTCGGCCGCGACCTCGCAATCGGCTACCCCGCGACCGAGGAGCCCATCGTCGAGTGCGAGCGCGTCGTCATCCCGGCCGGCGAGGTGACCGCCCTCGTCGGGCCGAACGGGAGCGGCAAGTCGACCCTGCTGAAGGCACTGGCCGGCCAGCTCGAACCGTGGGCGGGGGGCGTCGAACTCGACGGCGAGGACGTGTACGCGATGGGCGACAAGGTCCGCGCCCGCAAGGTCGGCCTGCTCTCCCAGGAGCGCGAGGAACCGGGGTCGCTCACCGTCGAGAAGCTCGTCCAGCACGGGCGCTACCCCTACCGGGGGTTCCTCGACGGCCTCGAGGACGCCGACCGGTCGGCCGTCGACCGCGCCATCGACCTCACGGGCGTCGAGCATCTCCGCGACCGGCCGCTCACGGACCTCTCCGGGGGACAGAAGCAACTGGCGTGGGTCGCGATGAGCCTCGCGCAGGAGACGGATGTCCTGCTGCTCGACGAGCCGACGACGTTCCTCGACCTGCGCCACCAGCTCAACGTGCTGGAGACCGTCCGGACGCTGAACGCGGACCGCGACATCACCGTCGGCGTCGTCCTCCACGACATCTCGCAGGCCGCCCGCTACGCGGACAACCTCATCGCCATGCAGGACGGCGAACCGTACGACTGGGGGCCGCCGGCCGAGGTGGTGACCGAGGAACTGCTCGCGGACGTGTTCGGGGTGGACGCGACCGTGCGCGAGGGGCTGGACGGTCCCGAAATCGTCCCTCGACGGCCGCTGGAGTAACCCGCTCTCGGCCCCGTCCTGTCGCCCGTTGCACCGGGCGCTCGCGGTGGTGTTCCAGCAGCTCGTCTCCCACACACCCCCACCCGTCGCCCCCGTCGCTCAGCCCACGGGCGCCCGGCAGAGCCCCTCCGGGTACGCGGCGTCGAGCGCCAGCCCGAGTTCCCAGCGGTCACCCTCGCGGGTCGCGCGGGTGACCGCCGGGCGCGTGCCGGCCCGCAGGAGGCCAAGCGACAGCGGCAGCGTGGGGCAGCCGTCCGGGCCACGCCCGTCCGCCGTGAGGGCGTAGCCGTCGAGTACCACCGTCGCGTGGCGGCCGCCGTCGAGGTGGTCGTGGGTCTCGAACCCCTCCAGCAGCCGGAGCGTGCGGAGCCGCAAGAGCACTCCGTCGACGGGGTCGGGTGCGACCGTCGCCGGGGTCGAGAGCCGTCCGGCGGCGTCCGAGAGGACGAGCGCCTGCTCGGTCGGGGAGAGCTGCTCGGCCAGCTCGGCGGCCGCGGTGCGCAGCAGCGAGCAGCAGAGTTCGTCCCGACCGACCGTCTCCGCGGCGTCGAGGTAGCGGTCCATCACGGTCCGCTCGACGGCGTCGAACCCCTGTGCGGAGAGCGCCTCGAAGGTCGCCCCGGCGAGGTCGTGGCAGAACTCCACCATCGCCGTCGCGCGTGGGCGCGGCGGGTCGTCGGGCAGCGCCTCGCAGGCGACCAGATCGAGCGGCGGGAGCCGCTCGTCGTAGCGCCGGAGTGCCGCGCGATAGCGTCCGGCCAGCCCGGCAGCCTCGGCGGCAGCCTCCCGGTCCGGGAACCGCCGGTCGGCGACGGGGAACGGCTGCTCGCCGGTCCGGGCACACACCACCTCGAACCGGCCGTCGGGGGCCGCGAGCGCCTCGATGCGCTCGCGCAGTTCGTGCAGGTCACGACCGACCATCGGTCACCTCCCGCCACTCGGCGCCGTTCACCATATTTTTCGGCGTGCCTAAAACAACTTGAACGTACCGGAGCGGGACGGGAAGCGGGCGGCGCGAGCGCCGCGTCGGTCGTCCACGTCAGTCGCGCGCGTCAGCCGTCGGCGTCGGCCCGATCGACCAGCTCGTCGACGACGCCCTCGCCGGCCTGCGCGGCCCAGAGCGCCGCGTAGAGGCCGCCGTCGTCCTTCAGGTCGTCGTGCGTACCGCGCTCGACGACGCGGCCGGCCTCCACGACGAGGATGGTGTCGGCGTCCGTGACGGTGGAGAGACGATGGGCGATGGCGAGCGTCGTCCGGTCCTCGGAGAGGCGGTCGAGCGAGCGCTGGATGCGCGCCTCGGTCGCGGTGTCGACGGCGGAGGTTGCCTCGTCGAGGATGAGGATAGCCGGGTCGCGCAGCATCGCACGAGCGATGGCGATACGCTGACGCTGGCCGCCCGACAGTTTCACGCCGCGCTCGCCGACCCGCGTGTCGTAGCCCGCGGGCAGGTCCGTGATGAAGTCGTGGGCCTCGGCCGCGCGGCAGGCCTCGCGGACCGCCTCGTCGCTCGCGTCGAACCGGCCGTACCGGACGTTCTCGGCGATGGCGCCGTCGAAGAGGACGGCGTCCTGCCCGACGTAGCCAACCGCGTCCCGGAGGCTGTCGCGGGTCACCTCGCGCACGTCGCGCCCGTCGACGCGCACCGCGCCCTCGGTGGTGTCGTACAGCCGGAGCAGCAGTTTCGCGAGCGTCGACTTCCCGGCGCCCGTGGGCCCGACGAGCGCGACCGTCTCGCCCGGCTCCGCGACGAACGACACGTCCTCGATGACCGGTCCCTCGTCGGCCCCGCCGTCGGTGGTGGCGTCCCGGCCCGCGTGCTCGGCGTCGGCCGCATCCGCGTCGCTCGGCCCCTCCGGGTACGCGAACGTCACGTCGTCGTACTCGACGTGCCCTTCGACGTCGCCGAGTTCGACGGCGTCCGCGGCGTCGGTGACGGTCAGCGGGATGTCCATCAGGCCGAAGACGCGCTCGCTGGAGACCTTCGCGTTCTCGTAGCGGTCGACGATGTCGGAGACCTCCGCGAGCGGCGAGACGAACCGCTGGGTCAACAGCAGGAAGGTCACGAACGTCCCGATCTCCAGCCGGCCGGCGCCCGCGACCGGCGGCCCGACGAGGAGCCAGTACCCCCCGACGCCGAACGTGAGCGCGAACGACAGGCCGGCGAGCAGTTCCATCCCCGGCCGGTAGAAGTACGACAGCCGGAGCATGTGCATCGTGTCGTCGAACAGGCGGCGGCTGGCCCCCCGTACGCGGTCGGTCTCGTACGGCTCGCTGGCGGTCGCCTTCGTCAACTCGACGCCCGCGACGGCGTTCTCGATGCGCGTGTTCAGGTTGGCGACGCTGGAGCGCCGCGCGGCGTACCGGGGCTCCGCGGCGCGCATGAACCAGCCCGTGAACAGGACCATGGCCGGCACGGCGACGAGAGTGACGACTGCGAGGGACGGCTGTTCGAGGAACAGGACGACCGCGATGCCCAGCAGCAGCGTACCGAGGCGGACGCTGCTCACGAGCGCGTCGTCGAGGAACAGCTCCAGGTTCTCCGTGTCCGAAGAGAGAATCGAGAGCACCTCGCCGGTCTGCTTGTCGTCGAAGAAACTCATGTCCAGCCCCGACAGTTTCTCGAAGCAGTCCACCCGGACCTCGTGCATCACGCCGTGGGCGAACTCGTTGGCGGCGACGCCGTACACCCAGGTCGCGAGCGCCGTCAGGACGAACGCGCCGGCGATGGCGACCAGCGAGAACTCGAAGGCGGCGGCCTGCGTTCGGGGGAGCCACCCGTCCGGGACCAGCGGGAGGCTGAACTGCCCGACCCCGAACACGCCGTCGATGGCCGCCCCCAGGACGACCGGCGGGACGAGCGAGGCGAACTGCGCGACCAGGTTGGCGAGGACGCCGACGACGAACCAGCCGCGCCGGTCACGGCCGTAGGTTCCGAACAGCCGGCGCATCGGTCGCTTCACGTCCGCGCGGTACCGGTCGAAGACGCTCCCCTCGTCGCCCGTGCTCATTCACCCGGAGTCGGGGAGTCGTGCGGATAGGGGTTACTCATCGGGAGGAGTCCGGACATAACGCCGTGATGGATGGTACTTCTGAACGACACGCGCAGTCACCGAATTATGTGGCATAGACATCGGGCGCGACCCCATCGCGCGCTCACAACCGCCGCTCGACGCTCTCGACGGCCGCCTCGGGCGCGTCGACCGCCTCGAAGCCGTCGAACGCGGACAGGTCGTGCGTGTCCAGTCCCGCCACGGGTTTGCCGTCGTCGAGCGCCAGCGCCAGCTCCGAGAGTGTCCCGGTCGCGCCGTTGACGGCGACGACGCCGTCGCCGTTGAGCACGACCAGCACGTTCCGGCCGTTGCCCATCCCCGTCACGATGGGCGTGTCCACGTAGTCGTTCGCCGCGGACGGGTCGGTCCCCTTGAGGATGCCGACGGTGTGGCCGCCGGCCTCGCTCGCACCACGACAGGCAGCCTCCATCACGCCGCCGTATCCACCGCAGACGACCGTGTGGCCGCGCTCGCCGCAGATCCGACCGACCGTGCGGGCCCGCTCGTAGGTCGCCTCGTCCACTCGACCGCCGCCGATGACGCTCACGCGCATATCCGGGGCTCTCCCCCCGTCGGCGAAAACCTCCCGAACGGCGGTACCGTCCTACCGGCGCGTCGTCACGACTGACTGGAAGCCGGGGCTGTAGTGGAGGTGTGGCTCACCCGAGAGGTCGAGACCGAGCGGGCGCCCCAGCGAGTTCGTCGTCACGTCGGCCGTCGCGGGTGCGACCTGCCACGGGTCACGGTCGATTTCGCCGACGCGGACACCCGGCCCGGCCCGAGCGAGGTACGGCGAGGGCTGACCGGCGTCGGTGAACCAGCCCCGGCGCTCGATACAGAACTCGGCGAGCGACCCCGGTTCGACCGGTTCGGCCGCCCCGTCCGGTGCGTAGTCGGTGGCGAACGCCGCGGCCGGCTGGCCGGCCTGCGACCGGCGGCTCCGGAGGGAGACCGACTCGACCGCCTCGCTCCCCCGCCGGATGTCGACGGTCGTCGACGCGACGTAGCAGGGTATCCCCATCGCGCTGTGGAGTGCCGCCGCCCCGACCCGGGTGCCGGCGTCGACCGAGAGGAAGTAGACCCCGGGCTGGTCGCCGTGCCGGACGTACGTCCGGAGGTTGACCTGGCCGAACGCCTTCGAGGGCCACAGCCCCGCGGGCAGCGCCTTCGGCCGCGCCTCGGTCACCTCGAACGCGAGGATGCTTGCCCACGCCGATCCGTCGTACGTGTCGAGTTCGAGGCCATCGGGGAGGTGCGGCCGGAGCTGGTCGGCGTCGACCCGCCAGTGGACGAACAGCACCGCCCGGCCGGTGGTGGTCAGGGCGGTGTCCATGCGCATACGCCCCCTTGCGGGCGGGGGGTCTTGCCGTTTCGGGCCGGGCCACCCGGCCCCTTTTGTCGGGGGAACCTACTTCCCGACGCCACCCGCCCGTGAGTCATGGTCACGCTCACCGACGAGCAGCGGATGCTGGTGGACGTGCTGGACGACATCGCACGCGAGGAGTTCGTCGCCGACGCGTTCTCGCACGACGGGTTCCCCTGGGAGAACGTCCGGACCCTCGCGGAACACGACCTCTGGGCGGTCAACCTCGGCGAGGAGTGGGGCGGCGGCGGCCTCTCGGAGTTCGCCGCGGTGCTGGCCATCGAGACCGTGGGCGCGGTCTGCCCGGAGACCGCGAACGCCCTCTACGGGCAGACGATGGTCGCGCCCCGCGCCATCGAGATGTTCGGCAGCGAGACCCTCAAAGAGGAATACCTCCCGCCGGTCTGCGCGGGCGAGTCCGCCATCGCCATCGGCATCAGCGAACCCGGCGCCGGCAGCGACGCCGGCGCGATGGAGACCACCGTCGAGGAGACCGACGACGGCCTCCGGCTCTCGGGCGAGAAGATCTGGCTCTCCTACGTCCCCGCCAGCGACGCCGTCGTCGTCTGGGCGCGCTTCCCGGACGGCAACCTCGGAACCGTCCTCGTCGACCTCGACGCGCCCGGCGTCGACGTCCACGAGCACTACACCAACATGGCGGGCCACACCCAGAGCCACCTGTTCTTCGAGGACGTTGCGATCCCCGAGGAGCAGGTCCTCGTCCGCGGGAAACGGGCGCTCAAGGAGCAGCTGAAGGCGCTCAACTGGGAGCGGGTCGGGAGCGCCGCCTACGCCACCTCCATGGCGCGCTGTGCGCTGGAGCATGCCATCGACTACGCCGGCGACCGTGAGCAGTTCGGCCAGCCCATCGGCGAGTTCCAGGGGTTGCGCTGGGAGGTGGCCGACGCCGTGAAGGAGTACACCGCCGCCCGAGCGCTCACCCACGACGCGGCCACGAACACGCGTGGCGGGAGCGACACGCCCGCGCACCCGGAGCGCCTGCGCGCCAGCCTCGCGAAGTTCCACGCCTCCGAGACCGCCGAGTCGGTCGTCAGCGACTGCCTGCAGGTGTTCGGCGCGACGGGCTACCAGCAGGGCCACCCACTGGAGTTCCTCCACCGACTGGCGCGCGGGCGCCGCATCGCCGCCGGCACGGACGAGATCATGCGCGAGAACATCGCCGACGAGGTGTTCGACGGCAGCGGGCTGCCGTCGCTGGGGTGAGACGGACACCGCCACCGGGGCCGGTCCGGCTTTCCGGCCGCAGCACGTACCTGCGCGTATGAACACGCTCGAACTCCCGACCGGCGAGACGGTCACGCCCGAGGACGTCTTCTGCTACGAGGGCTACCCCTACCGGTTCGTCCCGGCCGAGGACCGCCCGGGGACCAACGCCCGCGTCGAGGGACCCGGCCCGGGGCCCGACGAGGTCCAGTTCTATCTCGTTCCCCTCTACTGGGGCGGCGGCGACATGGACGTGCCCTTCCCGGACCGCGAGTCGCTGGTCGAGCAGTGGGACGACGCCCGCGGGGTGCTGACCGACGAGGAGTGGCGCGACTGGCTGGTGGAGTCCCGCGCCGACGGCCGCTTCGACAACAACGAACTGGACGCCATCGCCGCGGAACTCGGCCTCGCCGAGGGGCGTGGCGGGGGCGGCCTGCTCGCCCGCGTGCGGCGGCTGCTGGGGTAGCCCCCGACGGGGAACACGTTGCTCACAATAGTCGCCTGTTTTCTCAATAGGGTGGCATATATATCGTTATTACTCGGGAATTTAGACGGAAAGCGATTAGTTATCGCGGGATATTCGCGAATATGTGGGCCTAAGCCAAACGTATCGGTGTCGTTCGTCCCCATCCGGTGATGGGGTGGTTCCCCTGTGACCGACGACCCGGTCGTCGAGCGGGTCGCCGCCGAGCCGTTGCCCGACCCCGATGGCGAGCCCGACCTCTCGGACCCGACGTACTACCTGAACCGGGAGCTGTCGGAACTCGCCTTCCAGCGGCGCGTCCTGCAGGAGGCACTGGACGAGCGGAACCCGCTGCTGGAGCGGGTCCGCTTCCTCGGCCTGTTCACCAAGAACATCGACGAGTTCGTCATGAAGCGGGTCGGTGGGCTGAAACAGCAGATTGACGTTGGCGTCACCGAGCGAACGGTCGACGGCCGCACGCCCCGCGAGCAGTGGGAGGCGGTGCTGGACGCACTGGGGCCGATGCTCGAGGCCCAGACGGAGTGTTTCACCGACGAGGTCCAGCCGGCGCTCGCCGACGCCGGCATCCACCTCCACGCGTACGACGAGCTATCGGCCACCCAGCGCGAGGACCTGCGGGCGTACTTCGAGGCGTCCGTGCTGCCGACGCTGACGCCACTGGCGTTCGACCCGGCGCACCCGTTCCCCTTCATCTCGAACCGGTCGCTGTCGCTGGCCGTCGTCACGCGCCGTGACGACGAGGACGAGCCGACGTTCACGCGCATCAAGATTCCGCAGAACCGCCCCCGACTCGTCGAGGTCGGTGACGCCGAGTACGTCCTGCTGGAGGAGGTCGTCCGCGAGAACCTGGACCTGCTGCTGCCGAACGTGGACATCGTGGACACGTCGCTGTTCCGGCTCACCCGGAACGCGGAGGTCCGGCGCAACGAGGAGGTCGCCGAGGACCTCATCGACATGATCCAGGAGGTGCTCGAACAGCGTCGGTTCGCGACCGCGGTGCGGATGGAGATCGAGGCCGACGCGCCCGACATCGTCGTCGACATCCTCACCGAGCAACTCGACCTCGACGAGCACGAGGTGTTCCGGCGCGAGGGCATCCTCGACTACCGGCCGCTGCTGGAGCTGACGGACCTCGACCGCCCGGACCTGCAACTGCCCGACTGGTCGCCGATGCCCCACCCGCGACTCGAGCGCGGCGCCGGGAACGCGGCCGTCCCCGGGGCCAGCGGGGACGAGCGCCCCTCCGTCTTCGGTGAGGTCGCGCGCGACGACGTGCTGTTGCACCACCCGTACCACTCCTTCGAGGAGACGTTCCAGCGGTTCCTCGAGGAGGCCGCCGAGGACCCGGATGTGCTGGCCATCAAGGCCGCCATCTACCGGACGGCGAGCGATTCGCGGGTCATCCAGAGCCTCATCGACGCCGCCGACAACGGCAAACAGGTCGCAGTGATGGTCGAGTTGAAGGCCCGCTTCGACGAGGAGAACAACCTCGACTGGGTCCGAACGCTGGAGGAGGAGGGCATCCACGTCGCCTACGGTACCATCGGGCTGAAGACCCACACGAAGACCGCGCTCGTCGTCCGCGACGAGTCGAACCACGGCGAGGGGGACGCCAACACCGCCGACGCCGAGGGGGTCCGGCTCTACTCCCATATCGGCACCGGCAACTACCACTCCGAGACGGCCAAGGGGTACGTCGACCTGGGCCTCCTGACGGCGGACCGTGACATCGGCCGCGACCTGGTGAAGGTGTTCAACTTCTTCACTGGCCCGTCGCTGGACGAGGAGTTCCGGAAGCTGCTCATCGCACCGGTCACGATGCGCCGGGAGTTCACGCGCTCCATCCGCCGCGAGGCCGAGCACGCCCGTGCGGGCCGGCCCGCCCGCATCGTGGTCAAGGTGAACGGGCTGGAGGACCCCGATATCGTCCGAGAGCTGTACGAGGCGTCGCAGGCCGGCGTCGATATCGACCTCGTCGTCCGCGACATCTGCCGGCTCCGGCCGGGTATCGAGGGCGTCAGCGAGACCATCCGGGTCCACAGCATCGTCGGCCGGTTCCTCGAGCACTCGCGGATATTCTACTTCGAGAACGGTGGCGACCCCGAGTGGTACACCGGGAGCGCCGACTGGATGACCCGGAACCTGGATAGTCGTGTCGAGGCCGTCACACCCGTCGAGGACCCGGCCATCCGCGAGCAGCTCCGCTTCAACCTCCACCTCAACCTCTCGGACAACCGCAAGCGCTGGACGATGCACCCGGACGGCTCGTACGTCCAGCAGCGCCCGGGCGACGAGCCGGAGGTGAACACCCAGGAGATCCTGATGGCGTGCGCCCGTGAGGCGACCCGGCGCGACGATGTCCACACGGGCATCGTTCCGGAGCACGAGCACGTCACCGGCGACCTGCTCGTCGAATCCGTCGACGACCCGAGTGGCGACGAGGCAGACGAGAGCGGGCTGCCGGCGTCGCCGGACGGGAACGGGGCCGCCGTCGCGGACGGGAGCGACGTGGTAGTGCCGTCACCCGCGGCCACCGAGGACGCGGCGGCCGACCTCCCGGCGGTGCTGGCGGCCAACCGCGACCACTGGTACGTCCCCGACAGCGGCCGGTACGAGTACGCGGTCCGGACACCCGATGGCGACCGCCGCTACTTCCGAACGGTCGAGGGCGCCGCGAACGCCGTCGCGCGGTTCTACGCCGGGGGGGCGTGAGTCCGGGCCCGGAACCGAACGCCTAAACGCCTCGCCGCCGTGCCCACCTAGGGTTCGAACATGTCAGCAGACGACCCCGCCATCCGCACGGGGCTCTCCTACGACGACGTGCTGGTCGTCCCGGCACGGTCCCCCGTGGACTCCCGGAGCGACGTCTCGCTCGCCACACACCTGACCGACGACATCGCGCTGGAGGCACCCATCCTGAGCGCGCCGATGGACACCGTGACGGGACCGGAGCTCGCGGTCGCGCTCCACGAACTGGGCGGGTTCGGCACCATCCACCGCTTCCAGACCGTCGAGCACCAGGTCGCTGCCATCGAGGAGACGGTCGCGCAGGGCGCCCGCGTCGGCGCCGCACTCGGCATCGACGAGGCGTACCGCGACCGCGCCGAGCGCGTCCTCGAGGCCGGCGCGGCGTGTCTGATGGTCGACGTAGCTCACGGCCACATGGAGGCCGCCCTCGACGTGGTCGAGCACGTCGCCGACGAGTTCGACGTGCCGCTCGTCGCGGGCAACGTCGCCACCGAAGCCGGTGTCGCGGACCTGGCCGCAGCCGGCGCGGACTGTATCAAGGTCGGTATCGGTCCCGGGTCCCACTGCACCACGCGCGAGGTGGCCGGCGCCGGCGTCCCGCAGTTCACGGCCGTCCGCGACTGTGCCCGCGCCGCCGAGGAGTACGGCGTCCGCACCATCGCCGACGGCGGCATCTCGGGGTCGGGCGACGCCGTGACGGCCCTGCTCGGGGGCGCGGACACCGTGATGATGGGCGGGTTCTTCGCGGGCACCGACGAGGCGCCCGGCGAACTCGTCGAAC of the Haloglomus salinum genome contains:
- the ppk1 gene encoding polyphosphate kinase 1; protein product: MPDPDGEPDLSDPTYYLNRELSELAFQRRVLQEALDERNPLLERVRFLGLFTKNIDEFVMKRVGGLKQQIDVGVTERTVDGRTPREQWEAVLDALGPMLEAQTECFTDEVQPALADAGIHLHAYDELSATQREDLRAYFEASVLPTLTPLAFDPAHPFPFISNRSLSLAVVTRRDDEDEPTFTRIKIPQNRPRLVEVGDAEYVLLEEVVRENLDLLLPNVDIVDTSLFRLTRNAEVRRNEEVAEDLIDMIQEVLEQRRFATAVRMEIEADAPDIVVDILTEQLDLDEHEVFRREGILDYRPLLELTDLDRPDLQLPDWSPMPHPRLERGAGNAAVPGASGDERPSVFGEVARDDVLLHHPYHSFEETFQRFLEEAAEDPDVLAIKAAIYRTASDSRVIQSLIDAADNGKQVAVMVELKARFDEENNLDWVRTLEEEGIHVAYGTIGLKTHTKTALVVRDESNHGEGDANTADAEGVRLYSHIGTGNYHSETAKGYVDLGLLTADRDIGRDLVKVFNFFTGPSLDEEFRKLLIAPVTMRREFTRSIRREAEHARAGRPARIVVKVNGLEDPDIVRELYEASQAGVDIDLVVRDICRLRPGIEGVSETIRVHSIVGRFLEHSRIFYFENGGDPEWYTGSADWMTRNLDSRVEAVTPVEDPAIREQLRFNLHLNLSDNRKRWTMHPDGSYVQQRPGDEPEVNTQEILMACAREATRRDDVHTGIVPEHEHVTGDLLVESVDDPSGDEADESGLPASPDGNGAAVADGSDVVVPSPAATEDAAADLPAVLAANRDHWYVPDSGRYEYAVRTPDGDRRYFRTVEGAANAVARFYAGGA
- a CDS encoding DUF7551 domain-containing protein; amino-acid sequence: MVGRDLHELRERIEALAAPDGRFEVVCARTGEQPFPVADRRFPDREAAAEAAGLAGRYRAALRRYDERLPPLDLVACEALPDDPPRPRATAMVEFCHDLAGATFEALSAQGFDAVERTVMDRYLDAAETVGRDELCCSLLRTAAAELAEQLSPTEQALVLSDAAGRLSTPATVAPDPVDGVLLRLRTLRLLEGFETHDHLDGGRHATVVLDGYALTADGRGPDGCPTLPLSLGLLRAGTRPAVTRATREGDRWELGLALDAAYPEGLCRAPVG
- a CDS encoding TIGR00725 family protein translates to MRVSVIGGGRVDEATYERARTVGRICGERGHTVVCGGYGGVMEAACRGASEAGGHTVGILKGTDPSAANDYVDTPIVTGMGNGRNVLVVLNGDGVVAVNGATGTLSELALALDDGKPVAGLDTHDLSAFDGFEAVDAPEAAVESVERRL
- a CDS encoding guanosine monophosphate reductase, which encodes MSADDPAIRTGLSYDDVLVVPARSPVDSRSDVSLATHLTDDIALEAPILSAPMDTVTGPELAVALHELGGFGTIHRFQTVEHQVAAIEETVAQGARVGAALGIDEAYRDRAERVLEAGAACLMVDVAHGHMEAALDVVEHVADEFDVPLVAGNVATEAGVADLAAAGADCIKVGIGPGSHCTTREVAGAGVPQFTAVRDCARAAEEYGVRTIADGGISGSGDAVTALLGGADTVMMGGFFAGTDEAPGELVEHAGSRYKRSHGMASTSANEARSDKAAAESAPEADEGVAGLVPYQGSLSSVVPEFLAGIRSGVSYAGGYTLDEAREGVEFVRVTEAAKARGGSHTFVRDETRPTGSD
- a CDS encoding ABC transporter ATP-binding protein, coding for MSTGDEGSVFDRYRADVKRPMRRLFGTYGRDRRGWFVVGVLANLVAQFASLVPPVVLGAAIDGVFGVGQFSLPLVPDGWLPRTQAAAFEFSLVAIAGAFVLTALATWVYGVAANEFAHGVMHEVRVDCFEKLSGLDMSFFDDKQTGEVLSILSSDTENLELFLDDALVSSVRLGTLLLGIAVVLFLEQPSLAVVTLVAVPAMVLFTGWFMRAAEPRYAARRSSVANLNTRIENAVAGVELTKATASEPYETDRVRGASRRLFDDTMHMLRLSYFYRPGMELLAGLSFALTFGVGGYWLLVGPPVAGAGRLEIGTFVTFLLLTQRFVSPLAEVSDIVDRYENAKVSSERVFGLMDIPLTVTDAADAVELGDVEGHVEYDDVTFAYPEGPSDADAADAEHAGRDATTDGGADEGPVIEDVSFVAEPGETVALVGPTGAGKSTLAKLLLRLYDTTEGAVRVDGRDVREVTRDSLRDAVGYVGQDAVLFDGAIAENVRYGRFDASDEAVREACRAAEAHDFITDLPAGYDTRVGERGVKLSGGQRQRIAIARAMLRDPAILILDEATSAVDTATEARIQRSLDRLSEDRTTLAIAHRLSTVTDADTILVVEAGRVVERGTHDDLKDDGGLYAALWAAQAGEGVVDELVDRADADG
- a CDS encoding ABC transporter ATP-binding protein, with protein sequence MDGTGATKPVESDDSQATMTATTEATDASELVGRDLAIGYPATEEPIVECERVVIPAGEVTALVGPNGSGKSTLLKALAGQLEPWAGGVELDGEDVYAMGDKVRARKVGLLSQEREEPGSLTVEKLVQHGRYPYRGFLDGLEDADRSAVDRAIDLTGVEHLRDRPLTDLSGGQKQLAWVAMSLAQETDVLLLDEPTTFLDLRHQLNVLETVRTLNADRDITVGVVLHDISQAARYADNLIAMQDGEPYDWGPPAEVVTEELLADVFGVDATVREGLDGPEIVPRRPLE
- a CDS encoding acyl-CoA dehydrogenase family protein, yielding MVTLTDEQRMLVDVLDDIAREEFVADAFSHDGFPWENVRTLAEHDLWAVNLGEEWGGGGLSEFAAVLAIETVGAVCPETANALYGQTMVAPRAIEMFGSETLKEEYLPPVCAGESAIAIGISEPGAGSDAGAMETTVEETDDGLRLSGEKIWLSYVPASDAVVVWARFPDGNLGTVLVDLDAPGVDVHEHYTNMAGHTQSHLFFEDVAIPEEQVLVRGKRALKEQLKALNWERVGSAAYATSMARCALEHAIDYAGDREQFGQPIGEFQGLRWEVADAVKEYTAARALTHDAATNTRGGSDTPAHPERLRASLAKFHASETAESVVSDCLQVFGATGYQQGHPLEFLHRLARGRRIAAGTDEIMRENIADEVFDGSGLPSLG
- a CDS encoding YqjF family protein; protein product: MRMDTALTTTGRAVLFVHWRVDADQLRPHLPDGLELDTYDGSAWASILAFEVTEARPKALPAGLWPSKAFGQVNLRTYVRHGDQPGVYFLSVDAGTRVGAAALHSAMGIPCYVASTTVDIRRGSEAVESVSLRSRRSQAGQPAAAFATDYAPDGAAEPVEPGSLAEFCIERRGWFTDAGQPSPYLARAGPGVRVGEIDRDPWQVAPATADVTTNSLGRPLGLDLSGEPHLHYSPGFQSVVTTRR